A stretch of DNA from Rheinheimera sp. MMS21-TC3:
AACCAGTGGCATGTTTACCTAAGGCAACAACGCAAGCGCCAGTTAAGGTGGCGACATCAATAACGAGCTCAGGATCAAAACGTTCCACATAAGTTAAGGCATCACATAATACTAAGCGGCCTTCGGCATCGGTGTTTAATACTTCTACGGTTTGTCCTGACATAGTCGTTAAGATATCACCAGGCCGATAAGCGTTAGCATCTGGCATGTTTTCAGCTGCAGCAAGTACTACAATAAGATTAATAGGTAATTGTAGCTCTAACACAGCACGCATAGTGCCAAGTACTGAAGCTGCACCACACATGTCGTATTTCATTTCGTCCATGGCTTCGCCAGGCTTAATACTAATACCGCCAGAGTCAAAGGTTAAGCCTTTGCCCACTAATACTACAGGTGCTGAGTCATTATCGGCACCGCGATAATTAATCACTGACATTCGCGGGCCGTTAACAGAGCCACGGCCAACTGCTAAATAAGAATGCATACCTAGCTTGTCTAGCTCTTCTGGGCCTAAAATCTCAACACTTACTTTGTTAGATAGCTGACATAGCGCTTGGGCTTGCTCGGCTAAGTATTGCGGAGTACAAATATTAGGTGGCATATTGCCGACATCTTTAGTTAATTTGCTACCGGTAGCGATAGCTAAACCGTGCTCAACCGCTTTTTCGCCAATAGGCAGGTCACGGCGTGTTGGTACGTTAAATACCATTTTACGAAGTGGCCGACGGGTTTCATCTTTTTTGCTTTTTAGTTGATCAAATACATATAAGCTATCTAAAGTTGTTTCTACCGCTTGGCGTACTTTCCAATAGGTATCACGGCCTTTAACATGTAGTTCAGATAAAAAGCATACTGCTTCCATAGAGCCGGTTTCATTTAAAGTACTAATAGCTTTGGCAATAATCTGTTTATATTGACGCTCATCTAATTCGCGCTCTTTACCGCAGCCAACAAGTAGAACTCGCTCACTTAAAATATTAGGCACGTGATGTAATAACAGCATTTGCCCCGATTTACCTTCTAAATCGCCGCGGCGTAATAAGTTGCTAAGGTAGCCATCACTAATCTTATCTAGTTGCTCGGCAACTGCAGATAAGCGTCTAGGTTCATATACACCAACAACAATACAAGCACTGCGTTGTTTTTCGGGACTGCCACTTTTTACACTGAACTCCATGCTTACTCCTGATTCTAACAGACGGTATAAACGTCACGTGGTACATTAATAACCAAATTCTACCGTGAATATATAAAAAAGCTCGGTTTTCTGTGTCGTTTAGTCGATAATAATTACTATAGGCATTAAGTTTACTGAAAAATCGCCAAGCTTCCAGTAAAAAGGTCGGTTTTAGGGGGCGTATTGATCATTTTTCGTTATTTGTTAGGTGAAGTCTTAAAATCTCAGCTAACAGTATTTGTTATTTTGATGACCATAATTATAAGCCAGCGCTTTGTAAAAATTTTGGCTGATGCCTCAGAGGGCGAATTACCAGGTCAATTAGTGATGAGTATAGTGGCACTTAAATTACCGCAATTAGCGGTAATTATATTGCCGTTAAGTGCTTTTGTTGGCGTTTTGGTGGCCTATGGCCGAATTTATGCTGACAGTGAGATGACAGTGCTGCACTCTACTGGTGTTAGTGAGTGGTATGTTGCGCGAATAACGATAATATTATCGTTATTGTTAGCTATGTTAGCTGGAACTGTCACCCTTTATATTAGCCCTTGGGCAACAGAGCAAGAGTATCAGTTATTAGAAAAAGCCGATGCTAGCGCGGGGCTATTCTCATTAATGCCTGGCCGTTTTCAGCATACATCAAATGAAAAAGCAGTTATTTTTGTTCATGATATCAACCGCACTGGTGAATTAAGTAAGGTATTTGTTGCACAAAACAATAGTCAAAGCGGTCAAGATACTAACCCAACCCATGCTATTGTTTATGCACAACTTGGTAAAGTTACCGAAGACGCTACAGGCGCACAGCAATTAGAATTAGCGCAAGGGCGCCGTTATGCGGGTGAAGGTAAAACAGCTGCCTTTGAAATTACTGAGTTTGGCCGTTATCAAATTCAAATACGTGAACAAGAAGTCGAGCAGCGACGCCGCAAACTAGGCAGTTTAGCAACAGCAGAGCTAATCCAGCTAGATAGCAGTGAAGCCTTAGCCGAGTGGCATTGGCGTATTGCTATTCCCTTGTCTATTCCGCTGTTGACGCTAATAGCGGTGCCGCTAAGTCGAGTGAATCCACGCCAAGGTAAGTTTGGTCGATTAATGCCAGCCTTGCTATTGTATTTAGGCTATTACGCTATGCTGATTATTGCTCGTTCTGCCCTAGAAGATGAAACTATCCCAGCCATCTTAGGCATGTGGTGGATCCATGGCTCAGCTTTATTACTAGGCATGGTTTTAATTATGCGCAATAGAACAGGTGCGCAACGGTTCCAAGCTTGGCTTGTGGGGCGCAGTTAAGATGTTAAAAATAGTAGATATTTATATAGGCCGCACTATTTTAAGCACATCAATGCTTACCTTAAGCGTGTTATTGGTCATATCGGCCATGTTTAAGTTTATAGACCAAATGCGCTCTATAGGCCGTGGTTATTACGATATGGTTCATGCTGCACTTTATACGCTGTATACAGTACCTGGTGATTTAGTAACCTTTTTTCCTATGGCGGTGTTAATAGGCGGCTTAATTGGTTTAGGTATGTTAGCCAGTAATAGTGAGCTAGTGGTAATGCAGGCGGCAGGTATGTCCCGCTTCAATATAGTTAGTTCAGTTATGAAAACCGCTGTTGTAATGGTGCTAATTGTTATGGCGGTTGCTGAGTGGGGAGCGCCTATTAGCGATAGAGTAGCCCGCGAGCTGCGAATAAAAGCTATTTCAGATGGTAATTTATTTGCATCACAGCAAGGTGTATGGGCTAAAGATGCTGATCAATTTGTTAATATTAAACAAGTTGATGACTTTGGTAATTTAAATAATATTATTATTTATCAATTTGATGATGATTTAAAGCTAGTGTCTATTGTTAATGCTGAAACTGCAGTATTTAAGAATGACGCTTGGTTGTTACAACAAGTACAGCAACAGCAATTTACCGAACAAAAAATTGACCAGCAACAGCTAACAAGACTGCGTTGGCGCTCTTCATTAACGCCGGAAAAGCTAGGTGTGGTGACCATTAAGCCTGAAATGCTGTCTATTACAGGACTGGCAGATTATGTCGATTATTTAGAACAGAATGGCCAAGATGCTAGCCGGTATCAGTTAGCTTTTTGGCGTAAAGTATTACAGCCATTAACCATCATTGCTATGCTATTAATGGCGTTGTCTTTTATTTTTGGGCCGCTACGTAGTGTTACTATGGGCGCCAGAGTCTTAATGGGTATTTTAACTGGCTTTGCATTTTACATGAGCAATGAAGTCTTTGGCCCTATAGCATTGGTCTATCAACTGCCATCTATTGCTGGCGCGGCATTACCCAGTGTATTATTTATAGTGTTATCTATATATTTGATGCGTAAAAAGGTATAAGCCTGCTTATACCTTAGCCAGTTAGTCGGGGTTGTAGTTAGGCAAGTTTAAACACTCTAAATGAAAGGTGATTTTGCGCAGTTGCTTTTGCTCGCTTTGCAAATAAGCAGCTAATAAGCTTTGTTGTTCTAACCAATTGGTTTCTATATACAACTGTAATTGTTGCTCACTGCCACTAATGCGAATATCAGGCAAAAAGTTGTCACGACGTTTTTGATTAAGCAAGACAGCAAGTCTTAATAAGACTATTAAATTAACCACTTGTGATAGCTGATATAAGCTAAAGTGTGGGATCTCTTCCGCTCGAATTTTTCGCCGATGAAAACGAACTAAAGTTGCAACTAGCAGTTGTTGCTCTTGGTTAAAACCAGGTAGATTAGCGTGCTGTAAAATATAGGCAGAGTGTTTTTGCACACTTGACGAATTAATATGTAAACCCACTTCAAATAAGTTTGCTGCCCAGATTAAAGCTTTGCCATGTTCAGGTTCTAATTGCCAGCTAGCACTGACTTGGTTAAATAAGGCTAAGGCAGTACTGCTAACACGGTTTGCCTGTGCGATATCAATATCATAACGGCGTTGCATACTAGCTACGCTTTGTTGGCGAATATCATGATGCTGTAAGCGGTCGCTCATTTCATAGAGTATGCCTTCACGTAAAGCGGCATCTATATAAGAAAGCTGTTGGATTTGCAGCTGTTTAAAAGCGGCTATTAATATCGCTAAACCAGAACAAATAAGCAGTTTACGATCTTCATTTAAGCCAGGGATAACTAATTCACTGCAATTTTCAAATTGTAATAAGTAGCTTTTTAAGGTTTCTAGATGACAAGCTTCGATGCTGTCGTTACTAAAACCTAAAGCAACAATAATATCGCGTACAGCTTTAACAGTGCCAGATGTGCCAAGTGCTTTTTGCCAGCCAATATTTTTAAAGTTATTAGCAATATGCTCTAATTCTTGTTCGGCATGTAAAATCGCTCTATTAAAACGTTTTGCACTAATACGACCTTGGCTAAAATAATCTTTGCCATAACTAACACAGCCTATATTACGACTGCTAAGGCAAAGAGGCTGTTGACCGCAGCCAATAACAAACTCAGTGCTACCGCCACCTATATCAATAACTAATCTTTTATCGTCAAAATGTTCATAGTGGGCGACGCCTTGATAAATTATTCGCGCTTCTTCTTGACCTGAGACTACTTCTATTGGAAAAGGAAAAACCGCTTTAGCACGGCGAATAAAGGTGGCTGCATTTTTAGCTCGGCGTAAAGTGAAAGTAGCAATAACCCGTACAGAACCTAGTGCAAAAGGGGCTAATGTATCAGAAAACTGTGCTAAGGCTTTTAAACCGCGCTCTATAGCCTCTTCACTGAGTATAAAATGATCATTTAAACCTTGAGCTAAATGAACTTTTTGCTTTTCACGATGCAGTAGCTGAATGTCGCCATCGATGATCCGTGCAACTACGAGGTGAAAGGAGTTTGAGCCTAAATCAACAGCAGCTATATAAGGTTGATGTTCTGTTTGCTCGAGCTTTGATCGAGAAGAGTTCATTCAGTTTCAGTGTCTAGTTGCGGCCGCGCTTGGCGAGCCCAATAATTATAAATCTGCTGCTGCGAGCGGATCTTACGTTTATTGCCACGTTTAACATAAGCGTTATCATGGCAAGGGCCAATAATACGTGCCTTTACGTTGTCGCGCCACTGAATATCTAAAATGTCTAACATATTTTGTTTTAATCGAGGGTCTAAGATTGGTACGCCGACTTCAACCCGCTGATCAATATTGCGGGTCATCCAGTCGGCAGAAGATAAATAGACTTCGGTATCGCCAGCGTTATGAAAGACATAGATGCGGGCATGTTCTAAAAAGCGGTCTAAAATACTAATCACTTTTATATTGTCACTTTTACCTGGAATACCGGAAACTAATGAGCACATACCACGGACAATTAAGCGTATTTTCACCCCAGCTTGGCTAGCAAGATAGAGTAAATTAATAATTTCATCATCAGCTAAGTTATTTACCTTAAGTAGGATCTCAGACTTTTTACCCGAGTTAGCTAGATCAATTTCGCGTTGAATTAATTGCAATAATTTAGGCCTAGCCCAAGTTGGTGAGACAATTAAGTGCTTAAATATATAAGGGCGGTAGCTATGTTCAATAAACTCAAATACTTGCTCTAGTTCGGTGGTAATCTCAGACTGACAAGTAAATAAGCTAAAGTCGGTGTAGACTAAGGCTGTTTTTTCATTAAAGTTGCCTGTTCCTATATGGCCATAATGTACAGCTTTGCCTTTTTCCTGCCGGGTAATCAGACACAATTTAGCGTGCACTTTTAAACTGGTTAAGCCAAAGATAACCTGAATGCCGCCTTCGGTCATTTTTCGGGCCCAGTTAATATTGTTTTCCTCATCGAATCGAGCTTTTAACTCCATAACAACGCTAACTTTTTTACCGTTACGAACGGCATCTAGTAAAGAATGAATAACCCGCGAATGCTTAGCTACCCGATACATTGTAATTCTGATCTGGCTGACTTTAGGATCAAAAGATGCTTGGCGTACCCACTCAGTAAAGTAATTAAAGCTATGATAGGGGTAATGCAACAAGATATCGCTATGGTTAATAGCATCAAAACTAGTGGTGTGACGTTCAAATGCTGCACTAGCTAAGGTAGTTAATGGTGGGAAGGCTAAACTAGCATGACCAAAGTTAGGAAAATTAATAAAGTCTTTAAAGTTACGGTAACGGCCGCCAGAAACTAAAGAGTCGTTGGAGCTGGTGCCTAATTGTTTATTTAGCACTTTGAGCATTTGCTCTGGCATAGCTGCATCATAAACTAAGCGGACAGGTTCTGATTGTAAGCGCTGGCGAATACCTTTAGACATTTTATCTATCAAGCTTTGGTCTAAAGTGTCACTAATATTATATTCCGCATCACGAGTAAGTTTTAATGAATAGGCTTGAATTTGTTCAAACTGAAAAAAACCACTGAATAAATCAGCGATGCAGTGCACGATGACATCGTCCAATAATAAAATTTGCCGCCGATAGTGACCATTTTTCTTACGGGTATTTAAGTCTAGCGGTAATTCTATAAAACGTGACAGTTCTGCGGTTGGTACTTGGACTATGGCATATTCTGGTTTACTGTTACCTAACATTTCAACCATTAGGTAAGTGGTATTATCTTCTAAAGCTTTAGTTAATTTAACCTCATCACCGGATAAAATCATCGGCGAAATATGCTTAAGCACATTTTGCCTAAAGTACTGTTTTACCCAGTCGCTTTGCAACTCGGTTAATTTGAAATGATCTATTAACTCAATATTATGTTTACGCAGCTCTAGCTGGATCTCTAAGTAAATAGCATTAAAGCGTTGGCCTAGTTGCTGTACTTGTTGTTGAATTTTAGTTAGCAGTTCTTCGGCATCTTCTTGTTCACTAGTCTGGTATTTTTTTAACAGGATCCGTCGTTTAACATCAGCAACGCGGACTCGAAAGAACTCATCCATATTGTTGGAGTAAATACCAAGAAAACGTAATCGCTCTATAGCCGGATTACGTTCATCAGCTGCTTCTTGTAGCACTCTGCCATTAAAGTCTAGCCAACTTAATTCTCGAGGATAGCAGGGAAAGTCTAGGTTATTAGTTAAGCTGTGCTGCGGCATTGTATTACTACTCCAAACACGAATAGGCATCAGCATAAGTTGTAATAATGAAGTCTAACTGAATTCAGCGGCAAATTACCGCTATATTCAGTTAAAAAATAGTTTAAACATCAGTATCAATATCAACAACAATATCTGTAGCTATAGCCTCTAATGCTTTTACAACCTCACTACGGCTAACATTAGCAGGCAGCTCAACTGTAGCTACTGCGGTAAATAGCGGCACGCCCCAATTAGGTGCACCTTGTTTACTACTTTCAAAATGAATAATGTTAGTGCCTTTATGTTTAATAACAGATGATAACTCGCGGACAATACCTGGCCTATCATTACCTGTTATCACAAAGCGTAAATGTTGTTGTTCATTTAAAGTATGCTCAATACCATGCTGAATTTTGACTTCTAGATCGCTCATTTGCTCAAGCGCTTGGGTTAATTTGGGTAAGTCTTGCTCTGAAACCTCAAGTTGTAAGATACCGGCAAAGTAACCGGCTAAATGACTTAAATTACTGGCTGTCCAGTTACCATTGTTTTCATTAACTACAGTGGCAAGATTATCGACTAATCCAGGCTTATCTTGTCCTATTAGCGTAAGTACTAACTGCTTCATTATGTATTCCTATTCAGAGCTACTGTTAAAGCTAGGCTAACGACTAGTTGTTGTTGCCAAGCTAATGCAATTTAATTTTAATCTATTATCAGTGTAGCGCTATGTTTTTACTTTGGAAAATATAACAGTAAAAATTAATATTTAAACAAGGTTTGTGCCTTGCTTAGCTCATTAGTAAAACAGGTGTTTAATGCTTTAACTCATTGAGTTGGCAGTTTTATACCAGTACTAAATTTAATATTTTAACCACTTCAGTTAAATATAGAACTGAACAAATGATTACTAGCAGGTGATTTTTTTATAGAAAACGGTAAAATTCAACTCCATATGCAGTCTTTTAGCTTAAAAGCACAGTGCAGAATATGTAAAGCCAGAGACTAAAACCAAATTATGACCTAAAGTGACTACGTAATGACTACAAATAAAGCTTTTTTAGGGTTATTTTCATTTTGTGTTCACTTTTCATTTTTCTTGCGCTTTGAATATCGTTACAATGCGCCCCGACTACCGTCAAATAAATATACGAGGCCAGGCTATGCCAGCTAGTACTTTTTTATCCGTGTTTGCTAAATCACCTATTAAGCCGATAGAGGAACATATCCGCAAGGTGCATGAAACAAGCGAACAGTTATTGCCATTTTTTGAAGCTGTGTACCAAAAAGATTGGGCCATGGCGACAGAAGTGCGGAAGAAAATCGTTATGTTGGAAAAGGAAGCTGACATTTTAAAGCGGGAAATTAGGGTTAATTTACCCCGAGGTTTATTTTTACCTGTCGATCGTGCCGATATTCTGGAGCTGGTTTCACAGCAAGATAAAATTGCCAATAAGACCAAAGATATTTCTGGGCGTATTTTAGGCCGAGAACTATTAATCCCGGCTGAGTTACAACAAGACTTTAAACAATATGTTCAGCGCTGTATTGATGCTACTCAATTAGCTAGCGATGTGATAAATGAGTTTGAAGAACTGCTGGAAACTGGCTTCCGAGGCCGTGCAGTAGATCTGGTTGTTAAAATGATTGGACGCTTAGACCGGATTGAAAAAGATACCGATGACATGCAAATAAAATTACGTAGAGCTTTACGTTTATTGGAGCAAGATTTAAATCCAATTGATGTTATGTTTTTATACCGTACGTTAGAGTGGGTTGGCGACTTAGCCGATATCGCGCTGCGAGTGGGTTCACGGCTCGAAATAATGCTAGGTCGCTAAAAAAGGTTTATTCTGATGGATATTATACAATCGTACGGTTTAATTTTAATTTTTATTGCAGTAGTGTTTGGTTTTTTAATGGCTTATGGCGTTGGTGCAAATGATGTTGCCAATGCGATGGGCACTTCTGTTGGTTCTAAAGCGTTAAGTATTAAACAAGCGATATTTATTGCAGCAATCTTTGAGTTTGCTGGTGCTTACCTCGCAGGTGGCTCTGTTACATCAACAATACGGGGAGGGATTACTGATCCTTCCTTCTTTATAGATGCACCTGAGCTGATGGCCTACGGCATGATTGCAGCATTATTAGCTGCAGCAACTTGGTTAATAGTGGCTTCTTATTTTGGTTGGCCAGTATCAACCACTCACTCTATAGTTGGTGCTATTATTGGCTTTGCCGCAGTTGGTGTAGGGGTAGACTCAGTAAACTGGGGTAAGGTTGGCGGTATAGTGGGCAGTTGGGTTATTACACCCATTCTAGCCGGTGTCTTGGCTTATATGTTCTTTATGAGCGCGCAAAAACTAATATTTAATACTGAACAGCCGTTAGAAAATGCCAAGAAATATGTCCCTTTCTATATGGCATTTGCTGCTTTTATGATGTCTTTAGTGACTATTCAAAAAGGTTTAAAGCACGTTGGTTTAGGCCTAGGCAGCACTGCTAATGGTTATTATTTAGCCATTGCCATCGCCATTGTGGTTGGCGTCATAGGTAAAGTTGTTATTTCACGCTTAAAGTTTGATCCAGCCGCAGATAAACGGATGCAGTTTAATAATGTAGAGCGTATTTTTGGTATATTAATGATAACAACAGCTTGCTGTATGGCATTTGCTCATGGCTCTAACGATGTAGCTAACGCCATAGGCCCATTAGCAGCAGTAGTTAGCGTTGTCACTTCAGGTGGTGAAATTAATAGTACAGCAGCCTTAGCTTGGTGGATTTTACCTCTAGGTGCTATTGGTATTGTAATTGGTTTAGCCACTTTAGGGGCAAGAGTTATTAGAACCGTGGGTACAGCTATCACCCATTTGACACCAAGTCGTGGTTTTGCTGCAGAACTATCAGCAGCTTCTACAGTGGTAATAGCCTCGGGTACAGGCTTACCTATTTCAACCACACAAACCTTAGTTGGGGCTGTGTTAGGAGTAGGCTTAGCACGCGGTATTGCAGCGCTTAACTTAGGGGTTGTACGTAATATCTTTATTTCTTGGATTATTACCTTACCTGTTGGTGCAGGGCTAGCTATAGTGTTATTTTATATTTTAAAGCTGATTTTTGGTTGATTTGAACTAGCTTAAAGGTCACTAAAACTGCTATCGATTGCTGATAACAGCCGATGGCGGTTTTGCATTTTATTCCTACTATGTTTGATTGAAGACTTGGAAATTGTTATGAAACACTTGCCTAGTTTAAAGCAGTTACAATATTTATTAGCTTTGCATGAGCATCAGCATTTTGGTCGAGCAGCTGAAGCCTGTTATATCGGCCAATCCACACTAAGTGCTGCTGTGGCAAACTTGGAGCAAACCTTAGATGCTCAGTTATTAGAACGAGATCATAAAACCTTTATTTTTACAGCTGTTGGCGAAGAGGTTGTGCGTCAAGCCAGACATATTGTTAGTCAATGCGAATCTTTAGCAGACTTTGCCCGTTATCAGGGTAAACCTATGGCTGGTCCTTTTCGGCTAGGGTGTATTCCTACCATAGCACCTTTTGTGTTAAGTGAAGTGATGCAAGCCTGTCGGCAACAGTATCCTGAATTAAAATTACTGCTGCGCGAAGACACCTCAGATAATTCACTTCAAGCTTTAGCAGACGGCCGTTTAGATATGGTGTTGTTAGCACTACCTTATGAAACCTTAGGCATGCATAGCCGTACCTTAGCGCAAGATCCGTTTAAACTGGTCTTACATAAAGACTGGGAAAAGCGCGGTTATAATCAAGATGTCAGTCAGTGGCCAGACGAAAGTATTTTTTTATTAGAGCGGGAACATTGTTTAACAGGGCACGCTGTTACTGCTTGCGAACTTGCTGATAGCCGTAAAGTAAACCCATTTTTTGCCACTAGCTTACATACCTTAACCCAGATGGTGAATAATAAACTAGGGGTAACCTTTATGCCGCAAATGGCCATTAATAGTGGCTTATTAACGGGTACAGAGTTAATTGTTAAAACACCCGCAGCAGAAAATGCTTATAGAGAAATTGGCGTAGTTTGGCGGCCAACATCCAATAAAATAGCAAGTTATCAGTTAATGGCAGATTTAATTGCAACCGTTTTACAGCAAAAATGCCAATAATTGCTGGTTTCTGCTAATATCGCCGCTGTTTTCAGCTTTGCGCCTTGTGTCGGTAAAGTGTGGTCGGTAAAGCCAACTAGGATCTTAGTTATGCAAGTGAGTGATTTTTCTTTTCAACTACCCGAGCAACTTATTGCTCGTCATCCTAAAGCAGAACGTTCATCTAGCCGTTTGTTAGCTATGAATAAGAAAAATGGTGCTTTAAGTCATCATATTTTTAAACAAATTATCGACTTTATTCATCCTGATGACTTAGTGGTATTTAATAACACTAAAGTTATTCCCGCGCGTTTGTTCGGTCAAAAAGCCTCTGGTGGTAAAGTTGAGGTATTAGTAGAGCGAGTATTAGATCAAAAACGATTTTTAGCCCATGTTCGCGCCAGTAAAGCCCCTAAGCCAGGTACAAAGTTAATTTTAGAGCAATCGGCTGAAGTTGAAATGCTGCAACGCCATGATGAGCTGTTTGAATTGGCGGTGTGTTCTACTGAGCCCGTATTAGAGATGTTAGAGCGTTTAGGCCATATGCCTTTACCCCCTTATATTGACCGCCCAGATACAGCAGAGGACAAAGCCCGTTATCAAACAGTATATAGCGAAACTCCTGGTGCCGTAGCCGCACCGACAGCTGGCTTACACTTTGATGCCCCTTTGTTACAGCAGTTAACCGATAAAGGTGTCGAGTTTGCTTATGTCACTTTGCATGTTGGGGCAGGTACCTTTCAACCAGTACGAGTTGATAATGTGTTAGAGCATAAAATGCATGCCGAATATATAGATATACCGCAGAGCACAGTTGATGCCATTGCTGCTTGTAAAGCTCGGGGTGGCAGGGTTATAGCCGTTGGTACTACGTCGGTTCGTTCATTAGAATCTGCTGCTCAACAAGGTAATGGCGAATTAATTGCTTATAAAGGTGATACCCAAATATTTATTTATCCAGGCTATGAATTTAAAGTAGTAGATGCCTTAATTACCAACTTTCATTTGCCGGAATCAACCTTAATTATGTTGGTGTCTGCTTTTAGCCAGCGTGAATATGTAATGCAAGCTTATGCCACGGCAATAGCAGAGCAATACCGATTCTATTCCTATGGCGATGCTATGTTTATTAGTTAGGCTATATTAGCAGGTGTTTATTGCTTAGCTTTGGCGCATTTGCTGTTATAATCGCGACGAAAATTAGCCAGACTGTTTATCTGGCGTATAAAGGATAACAATGAAATTTGAATTAGATACAACTGATGGTAAGGCACGGCGCGGCAGGTTGATTTTTGAGCGAGGGGTAGTTGAAACGCCCGCTTTTATGCCTGTAGGCACTTATGGCACGGTAAAAGGCATGACGCCAGAAGAGTTAGAAGCAACTGGCGCTCAAATATGTTTAGGCAATACCTTTCATTTAATGTTACGCCCAGGCACAGAGATTATTTGCAAGCACGGTGATTTGCATGATTTTATGCATTGGCATAAACCTATTTTAACCGACTCTGGTGGCTTTCAAGTTTTTAGTTTAGGTGAGCTGCGTAAAATTACAGAAGAAGGCGTTAAGTTTCGTTCACCACTAAATGGTGAGCGCATTATGTTAACTCCAGAGCGCTCTATGGAAGTGCAACGCGCTTTAGGCTCTGACATTGTCATGATTTTTGATGAATGCACGCCTTACCCCGCCACTGAACAGCAAGCTAAAAAATCAATGGAATTGTCATTGCGTTGGGCTAAGCGCAGTAAAGATGCTCATGGTGATAACCCGTCGGCATTGTTTGGTATTATTCAAGGTGGCATGTACCCGAACTTACGCGATGTATCGTTGCAAGGCCTTGAAGAAATTGGCTTTGATGGTTATGCCATTGGCGGCTTATCAGTAGGTGAGCCTAAAGATGATATGATCAATATTTTAAACCATACCACAGATCAAATGCCGGCTTTTAAACCGCGTTATTTAATGGGCGTAGGTAAGCCGGAAGATATAGTTGAAGCGGTGCGCCGTGGAATTGATATGTTTGACTGTGTTATGCCAACTCGAAATGCTCGTAACGGCCATTTATTTGTAAGTACAGGTGTAGTGAAAATTCGCAATGCGAAATACAAAGACGATATTACGCCATTAGACCCAGAATGTGATTGTTACACTTGTAAAAATTATTCTCGGTCATATCTACATCATCTAGACCGTTGTAATGAAATTTTAGGTGCTAGGCTAAATACCATGCATAATTTGCGACATTACCAAGTGTTAATGCAAGGATTGCGTGACGCTATCGCTGCTGGTAACTTGGAGCAGTTTGTTGAACAGTTTTATACCAAGCGCGATTTACCAGTACCAACATTAGAAACTTCGCTAATCAAGACAGAACAAAATTAATTATAATTAAGGGGATATCCATGAGTTTATTTATAAATAAAGCATACGCAGACGTAGCAGGCCAAGCTACACCACAAGGTGGTGGTTGGGATTTGATTATTATGCTAGTGGCGTTTGGTTTGATTTTTTACTTTTTAATTTATCGCCCTCAAGCGAAAA
This window harbors:
- the lptF gene encoding LPS export ABC transporter permease LptF, whose amino-acid sequence is MIIFRYLLGEVLKSQLTVFVILMTIIISQRFVKILADASEGELPGQLVMSIVALKLPQLAVIILPLSAFVGVLVAYGRIYADSEMTVLHSTGVSEWYVARITIILSLLLAMLAGTVTLYISPWATEQEYQLLEKADASAGLFSLMPGRFQHTSNEKAVIFVHDINRTGELSKVFVAQNNSQSGQDTNPTHAIVYAQLGKVTEDATGAQQLELAQGRRYAGEGKTAAFEITEFGRYQIQIREQEVEQRRRKLGSLATAELIQLDSSEALAEWHWRIAIPLSIPLLTLIAVPLSRVNPRQGKFGRLMPALLLYLGYYAMLIIARSALEDETIPAILGMWWIHGSALLLGMVLIMRNRTGAQRFQAWLVGRS
- the lptG gene encoding LPS export ABC transporter permease LptG, which encodes MLKIVDIYIGRTILSTSMLTLSVLLVISAMFKFIDQMRSIGRGYYDMVHAALYTLYTVPGDLVTFFPMAVLIGGLIGLGMLASNSELVVMQAAGMSRFNIVSSVMKTAVVMVLIVMAVAEWGAPISDRVARELRIKAISDGNLFASQQGVWAKDADQFVNIKQVDDFGNLNNIIIYQFDDDLKLVSIVNAETAVFKNDAWLLQQVQQQQFTEQKIDQQQLTRLRWRSSLTPEKLGVVTIKPEMLSITGLADYVDYLEQNGQDASRYQLAFWRKVLQPLTIIAMLLMALSFIFGPLRSVTMGARVLMGILTGFAFYMSNEVFGPIALVYQLPSIAGAALPSVLFIVLSIYLMRKKV
- the pepA gene encoding leucyl aminopeptidase; translation: MEFSVKSGSPEKQRSACIVVGVYEPRRLSAVAEQLDKISDGYLSNLLRRGDLEGKSGQMLLLHHVPNILSERVLLVGCGKERELDERQYKQIIAKAISTLNETGSMEAVCFLSELHVKGRDTYWKVRQAVETTLDSLYVFDQLKSKKDETRRPLRKMVFNVPTRRDLPIGEKAVEHGLAIATGSKLTKDVGNMPPNICTPQYLAEQAQALCQLSNKVSVEILGPEELDKLGMHSYLAVGRGSVNGPRMSVINYRGADNDSAPVVLVGKGLTFDSGGISIKPGEAMDEMKYDMCGAASVLGTMRAVLELQLPINLIVVLAAAENMPDANAYRPGDILTTMSGQTVEVLNTDAEGRLVLCDALTYVERFDPELVIDVATLTGACVVALGKHATGLLSNHNPLAHEILNASDQSGDRAWRLPLWDDYQDQLESPFADFSNLGGRAAGTITAACFLSRFTRKYNWAHLDIAGTAWRSGGKDKGATGRPVPMLTQFLINRANQQQES
- a CDS encoding exopolyphosphatase translates to MNSSRSKLEQTEHQPYIAAVDLGSNSFHLVVARIIDGDIQLLHREKQKVHLAQGLNDHFILSEEAIERGLKALAQFSDTLAPFALGSVRVIATFTLRRAKNAATFIRRAKAVFPFPIEVVSGQEEARIIYQGVAHYEHFDDKRLVIDIGGGSTEFVIGCGQQPLCLSSRNIGCVSYGKDYFSQGRISAKRFNRAILHAEQELEHIANNFKNIGWQKALGTSGTVKAVRDIIVALGFSNDSIEACHLETLKSYLLQFENCSELVIPGLNEDRKLLICSGLAILIAAFKQLQIQQLSYIDAALREGILYEMSDRLQHHDIRQQSVASMQRRYDIDIAQANRVSSTALALFNQVSASWQLEPEHGKALIWAANLFEVGLHINSSSVQKHSAYILQHANLPGFNQEQQLLVATLVRFHRRKIRAEEIPHFSLYQLSQVVNLIVLLRLAVLLNQKRRDNFLPDIRISGSEQQLQLYIETNWLEQQSLLAAYLQSEQKQLRKITFHLECLNLPNYNPD